A genomic region of Barnesiella viscericola DSM 18177 contains the following coding sequences:
- the polA gene encoding DNA polymerase I, whose protein sequence is MQEKRLFLLDAYALIYRSYYAFIKNPRINSKGINTSAVLGFVNTLEELLKKENPSHIAVGFDPQGPTFRHEAYEQYKAQREETPEVIRYSVPIIKEIIGAYNIPIIEVPRFEADDVIGTLAKLAEKEGFDTYMMTPDKDYGQLVSPHIFMYRPKFGGDFEILGPEEIKAKYGIESPEQVIDILGLMGDSSDNIPGCPGVGEKTAVKLIADFGGIENLLAHTDRLKGALKTKIESNREQIEFSRFLATIRTDVPLTFDEEALRREPVNAEKLRPIFEELEFRSLTERVLGNKPATATMPKPATQRSLFDQAEQPETSETQAAQPAESKLTDIHSVPHTYHLVDTTEKMWDLAALLACAPAFAFDSETTGIDPMSVELVGLSFALKEHEAYYVPIPDDQQKARETVRIFKSALENPASLKIGQNIKYDYIVLHNYGVEVKGNLFDTMVAHYLLQPEQYHNMDYLANVYLGYKPVAIEELIGPKGKKQLSMRQVPIEQIYQYAAEDADVTLQLKNRLEKELTREKMEKLFYEMEMPLTRVLADMEITGVNVDTAELKSSSDLLTRRMGELEQEIYQLAGTTFNVSSARQVGEILFERLKIDEKAKKTKTGQYSTTEEILEKLRSRHPIVGKILDLRGIRKLLSTYINALPELINPRTGKIHTSFNQTVTATGRLSSSNPNLQNIPIRDNEGREIRRAFVPDPGCLFFSADYSQIELRIMAHLSGDRHMIEAFREGSDIHAATAAKIYKVPIDEVTSDMRRKAKTANFGIIYGISVFGLAERLNIPRSEAKVLIDGYFESYPQIKEYMNKSIEVAREKGYVETICGRKRMLPDIHSHNSVVRGYAERNAINAPIQGSAADIIKIAMIRIARRLEEEGLKSRMILQVHDELNFNVPADELDRVKEIVCQEMENAYPLQVPLVADYGTGHNWLEAH, encoded by the coding sequence ATGCAAGAGAAACGACTTTTCCTGTTAGACGCCTACGCGCTCATCTACCGCTCTTATTATGCCTTCATCAAAAATCCCCGCATCAACTCCAAGGGAATAAACACCTCGGCCGTCCTGGGGTTTGTCAACACCCTCGAAGAGTTGCTCAAAAAGGAGAACCCCTCGCACATTGCCGTGGGATTCGACCCACAGGGGCCTACCTTTCGCCATGAAGCCTACGAGCAGTACAAGGCTCAGCGCGAAGAGACGCCCGAGGTGATTCGTTACTCGGTCCCCATCATCAAGGAGATTATCGGGGCCTACAACATACCCATCATCGAGGTGCCCCGTTTCGAGGCCGACGATGTGATAGGCACCCTGGCCAAACTGGCCGAAAAGGAGGGATTCGATACCTACATGATGACCCCCGACAAGGACTACGGCCAACTGGTATCGCCCCATATCTTCATGTACCGCCCCAAGTTCGGCGGCGATTTCGAGATACTGGGTCCCGAAGAGATCAAGGCCAAATACGGCATCGAGTCGCCCGAACAGGTCATCGACATACTGGGACTGATGGGCGACAGTTCTGACAACATACCGGGCTGTCCCGGTGTGGGCGAAAAGACGGCCGTGAAACTCATCGCCGATTTCGGTGGCATCGAGAATCTGCTGGCCCATACCGACCGTCTGAAAGGGGCGCTCAAAACCAAAATCGAGAGCAACCGCGAGCAAATCGAGTTCTCCCGCTTCCTGGCCACGATTCGCACCGACGTGCCCCTCACCTTCGACGAAGAGGCTCTGCGCCGCGAGCCGGTCAATGCCGAGAAGCTGCGCCCCATCTTCGAGGAGCTGGAATTCCGCAGCCTCACCGAACGGGTGCTGGGCAACAAACCGGCTACCGCAACGATGCCCAAACCGGCCACACAGCGTTCGCTCTTCGATCAAGCCGAACAACCGGAAACCTCGGAAACTCAGGCGGCACAACCGGCCGAATCGAAACTCACCGACATACACTCGGTCCCCCACACCTACCACCTGGTCGACACGACCGAGAAGATGTGGGACCTGGCTGCCCTGCTGGCCTGTGCCCCAGCCTTCGCCTTCGACTCCGAAACAACCGGCATCGACCCCATGAGCGTCGAGCTGGTGGGCCTCTCCTTTGCCCTCAAAGAGCACGAAGCCTACTATGTGCCCATACCCGACGACCAGCAGAAGGCCCGCGAAACGGTGCGCATCTTCAAATCGGCACTCGAAAACCCGGCCTCACTGAAAATCGGGCAAAACATCAAATACGACTACATCGTGCTGCACAACTACGGGGTCGAGGTCAAGGGCAACCTCTTCGACACCATGGTGGCCCACTACCTGTTGCAGCCCGAACAGTACCACAACATGGACTATCTGGCCAACGTCTACCTGGGCTACAAGCCGGTAGCCATCGAGGAGCTCATCGGCCCCAAGGGAAAGAAACAGCTCTCCATGCGGCAAGTACCCATCGAACAGATTTACCAATATGCCGCCGAAGACGCCGACGTAACCCTGCAACTGAAAAATCGCCTCGAAAAGGAGTTGACCCGCGAAAAGATGGAGAAACTCTTCTACGAGATGGAGATGCCCCTCACCCGCGTGCTTGCCGACATGGAGATTACCGGGGTAAACGTCGATACGGCCGAGTTGAAAAGCTCGTCCGACCTGCTCACCCGACGAATGGGCGAACTGGAACAGGAGATTTACCAACTGGCCGGGACTACCTTCAACGTCAGCTCGGCCCGACAGGTGGGCGAAATTCTTTTCGAGCGGCTCAAAATCGACGAGAAGGCCAAGAAGACCAAGACCGGGCAGTACTCCACCACCGAAGAGATTCTGGAAAAACTGCGCTCGCGCCACCCCATCGTAGGCAAGATTCTCGACCTGCGCGGCATACGCAAGCTGCTCAGCACCTATATCAACGCCCTGCCCGAACTGATTAACCCCCGAACGGGCAAGATTCACACCTCGTTCAACCAGACAGTGACGGCTACCGGTCGGCTCAGTTCGAGCAACCCCAACTTGCAGAACATTCCGATACGCGACAACGAGGGTCGCGAGATTCGCCGCGCCTTCGTGCCCGACCCGGGGTGCCTCTTCTTCTCGGCCGACTACTCCCAAATCGAATTGCGCATCATGGCCCACCTGAGCGGCGACCGCCACATGATCGAGGCCTTCCGCGAGGGGTCGGACATTCACGCCGCCACCGCAGCCAAGATTTACAAGGTGCCCATCGACGAGGTGACCTCCGACATGCGCCGGAAGGCCAAGACGGCCAACTTCGGCATCATCTACGGCATCTCGGTATTCGGTCTGGCCGAGCGGCTCAACATTCCCCGCAGCGAAGCCAAGGTGCTCATCGACGGCTATTTCGAGAGCTACCCGCAAATCAAGGAGTACATGAACAAGAGTATCGAGGTGGCCCGCGAAAAGGGATACGTCGAGACCATCTGCGGCCGCAAGCGCATGCTCCCCGACATTCACTCGCACAACAGCGTCGTGCGCGGATATGCCGAACGAAATGCCATCAACGCCCCAATCCAGGGCAGTGCGGCCGACATCATCAAGATTGCCATGATTCGCATTGCCCGACGGCTGGAAGAGGAGGGGTTGAAGAGCCGCATGATTCTGCAAGTGCACGACGAACTCAACTTCAACGTGCCGGCCGACGAACTCGACCGGGTGAAGGAGATTGTGTGCCAGGAGATGGAAAACGCCTACCCGCTGCAAGTGCCGCTGGTGGCCGACTACGGTACCGGACACAACTGGCTTGAAGCCCATTGA
- a CDS encoding polyprenyl synthetase family protein: MDKLLVIRQPITDELDLLNKTLTETLHTSSPLMNEVIHTYLESKGKQIRPILVLLCAKLFGPVPRAAIDAAASLELLHNASLIHDDVVDESQKRRGLPTINHLYDNRIAVLTGDYFVSCALDCSVRTRQIAIVASLGTLGRELARGEIDQLSNARTHRLDEEAYFEVIRRKTASLFYACMQLGALAAGAPEADVERLSRFGEKLGLCFQIKDDIFDYYEDKVIGKPTGNDLREGKITLPLIYAITHGTGAENEQMRALLSEEHLSAESVHTLIEYAKHEGGIEYAYETMRRIRNEAVALLEGFPASETLDALIAILDYTIEREK; this comes from the coding sequence ATGGATAAACTTTTGGTCATACGGCAACCTATAACCGACGAACTCGACTTACTGAATAAGACCCTTACCGAGACCCTGCATACAAGCAGTCCTTTGATGAACGAGGTGATACACACTTATCTCGAAAGCAAGGGCAAGCAGATAAGGCCTATTCTGGTGCTGCTGTGCGCCAAGTTGTTCGGCCCGGTACCCCGGGCGGCAATCGACGCGGCCGCCTCGTTGGAGTTGCTGCACAATGCCAGCCTCATACACGACGATGTGGTCGACGAGTCGCAGAAGCGTCGGGGGTTACCCACCATCAATCATCTGTATGACAATCGGATAGCCGTCTTGACCGGCGATTATTTCGTGTCGTGTGCGCTCGACTGTTCGGTACGGACCCGGCAGATAGCCATCGTGGCCAGTCTGGGTACTTTGGGCCGTGAACTGGCACGTGGCGAGATAGACCAACTCTCCAACGCCCGTACGCACCGCCTCGACGAGGAGGCCTATTTCGAGGTGATTCGCCGCAAAACGGCCTCGCTCTTTTATGCCTGCATGCAGCTGGGGGCTTTGGCCGCCGGGGCTCCCGAAGCCGATGTCGAGCGGTTGAGCCGGTTTGGCGAGAAGTTGGGACTCTGTTTCCAAATCAAGGACGATATATTCGACTACTACGAAGACAAGGTGATTGGCAAACCCACCGGCAATGATTTGCGGGAGGGCAAAATCACGCTGCCGCTCATCTATGCCATCACGCATGGTACGGGTGCTGAGAATGAACAGATGCGGGCGTTGCTCTCCGAAGAGCATTTGTCGGCCGAGAGCGTGCACACGCTCATCGAGTATGCCAAACACGAAGGGGGCATCGAGTATGCCTATGAGACGATGAGGCGGATACGCAACGAGGCAGTCGCCCTGCTCGAAGGATTTCCGGCTTCCGAGACTCTCGATGCGCTCATCGCTATCCTCGACTATACCATCGAACGCGAAAAATAA
- the mfd gene encoding transcription-repair coupling factor, with protein sequence MDIQSFSALFNTPTRRDAFLSLVKDSKKKNIFIQGLEGSAPALLFSNLLENKHPHLIIANDLDEAGYLYNDLVQINGSDHILLFPSGYKRDIKYGQPDPPSEILRTEVLNRLNRKGDSLLVVTYPEALAEKVVPVDTLTDQTLHIDKKTKCDIMALADKLRELGFNEVDYVYEPGQFAVRGSILDVFSFTNELPYRIDFFGKEVESIRTFEVETQLSTERLDEVYIVSNMSGKETSGISMLDFIDKNALLVCHNLSWTLDRIEAIASESLSEQTLIAEEGDRDAMKKVINPAEFRRKALSFRRIDYGTSSEAATPAVMRFDCAPQGVYHKNFDLVSQSFAQFIEKKYTIYILSDSEKQIERLQAIFEERGESITFTPVLKTLHEGFVDNDLKICCFTDHQIFDRFHKYTLKSDHARSGKLALSLKELNQIEVGDYIVHVDHGIGRFGGLIRTEINGKMQEVIKLTYQNDDIIFVSIHALHKLAKYRGKEGETPRVNKLGSGAWERMKEKTKGKMKEIARDLIKLYAARKQEKGFAFSPDSFLQQELEASFIYEDTPDQIKSTAEVKADMERERPMDRLICGDVGFGKTEIAIRAAFKATCDNKQVAVLVPTTVLAFQHYQTFKERLKEFPVRIEYLSRARKASEVKKILKDLADRKIDIIIGTHKLIGKDVKFNDLGLLIIDEEQKFGVAVKEKLKQMKVNVDTLTMSATPIPRTLQFSLMGARDLSVISTPPANRYPIQTEVHAFNDDIIKEAINFEMSRGGQVFFVNNRIPQLYELENTIHRLVPDARVVIGHGQMPPEKLEQAIIDFVNYDYDVLLATTIIESGIDMPNTNTIIINDAQNFGLSELHQLRGRVGRSNRKAFCYLLTPPRHTFSVDARRRLQAIESFSELGSGIHIAMQDLDIRGAGNLLGAEQSGFIADLGYETYQKILKEAVDELKNDEFSDLYYGADSDAKPEEFVSECTIESDLEILFPADYVPQESERISLYQELDNMERETDIRQFCERLEDRFGRIPHEAMELIRVVRLRRLAKQLGIEKVGLKQGQMYLYFVSDEHVAYYQSAAFGRILAYLQKYPRQCKLREINGRRSLAIKDIISVESAVAVLEEVLQTTPV encoded by the coding sequence ATGGACATTCAAAGTTTTTCGGCACTCTTCAACACGCCGACGCGACGTGACGCCTTCCTGTCGCTGGTCAAGGACTCCAAGAAAAAGAATATTTTCATACAAGGGCTCGAAGGTTCGGCCCCGGCGCTGCTCTTCTCCAACCTGTTGGAGAACAAGCACCCTCACCTCATCATCGCCAACGACCTCGACGAAGCGGGGTACCTTTACAACGACCTGGTGCAGATCAACGGCAGCGACCACATCTTGCTCTTCCCCTCGGGCTACAAGCGCGACATCAAGTACGGACAGCCCGACCCGCCCTCCGAGATACTGAGGACCGAGGTGCTGAACCGGCTGAACCGGAAAGGTGACTCACTGCTGGTGGTTACCTACCCCGAGGCGCTCGCAGAGAAGGTGGTGCCGGTCGACACCCTTACCGACCAGACGCTCCACATCGACAAAAAGACGAAATGCGACATCATGGCCCTGGCCGACAAGTTGAGGGAACTCGGATTCAACGAGGTCGACTACGTCTACGAACCGGGACAGTTTGCCGTGCGAGGCAGTATTCTCGACGTCTTCTCGTTTACCAACGAGCTGCCCTACCGTATCGATTTCTTCGGCAAGGAGGTGGAGAGTATCCGCACCTTCGAGGTCGAGACCCAACTGTCGACCGAGCGGCTCGACGAGGTGTATATCGTCTCCAACATGAGCGGGAAAGAAACCTCGGGCATCTCGATGCTCGATTTCATCGATAAAAATGCCCTTCTCGTATGTCATAACCTCTCGTGGACGCTCGACCGGATAGAGGCCATTGCCTCGGAGTCGCTCTCGGAGCAGACCCTCATCGCCGAGGAGGGCGACCGCGATGCCATGAAGAAGGTCATCAACCCGGCTGAGTTCCGCCGGAAAGCCCTCTCGTTCCGCCGCATCGACTACGGCACATCGAGCGAGGCAGCCACCCCGGCCGTCATGCGGTTCGACTGCGCCCCGCAGGGTGTCTACCACAAGAATTTCGACCTCGTCAGCCAGTCATTCGCCCAATTCATCGAGAAAAAGTACACCATCTACATACTCAGCGACAGCGAGAAACAGATTGAGCGCCTGCAAGCCATCTTCGAGGAGCGGGGCGAATCCATCACCTTTACCCCCGTGCTGAAAACCCTGCACGAGGGATTCGTCGACAACGACCTGAAAATATGTTGTTTTACCGACCACCAGATTTTCGACCGCTTCCACAAGTATACGCTGAAAAGCGACCATGCCCGGTCGGGCAAACTGGCCCTCTCGCTCAAAGAGCTCAACCAGATCGAGGTGGGCGACTACATCGTGCACGTCGACCACGGTATCGGCCGCTTCGGCGGACTGATTCGCACCGAAATCAACGGCAAGATGCAGGAGGTCATCAAGCTCACCTACCAGAACGACGACATCATCTTTGTGAGCATACACGCCCTGCACAAGCTGGCCAAGTATCGCGGCAAGGAGGGTGAGACGCCCCGCGTCAACAAACTGGGCAGCGGCGCCTGGGAGCGCATGAAAGAGAAGACCAAGGGCAAGATGAAGGAGATTGCCCGCGACCTTATCAAACTCTATGCCGCCCGCAAGCAGGAGAAGGGCTTTGCCTTCTCGCCCGACTCGTTCCTGCAACAGGAGCTCGAAGCCTCGTTCATCTATGAGGATACGCCCGACCAAATCAAGTCGACGGCCGAGGTCAAGGCCGACATGGAACGCGAACGTCCCATGGACCGGCTCATCTGCGGCGATGTGGGTTTCGGCAAGACCGAGATTGCCATACGGGCTGCCTTCAAGGCCACCTGCGACAACAAGCAGGTGGCGGTGCTCGTGCCCACCACCGTGCTGGCCTTCCAGCACTACCAGACCTTCAAGGAGCGGTTGAAAGAGTTTCCCGTGCGCATCGAGTACCTCAGCCGGGCCCGCAAGGCTTCGGAGGTGAAAAAGATACTCAAAGACCTGGCCGACCGCAAAATCGACATCATTATCGGCACGCACAAGCTCATCGGGAAAGATGTGAAATTCAACGACCTGGGCTTGCTGATTATCGACGAGGAGCAGAAGTTCGGCGTAGCGGTCAAGGAGAAACTGAAACAGATGAAGGTCAATGTCGACACCCTCACCATGTCGGCCACCCCGATTCCCCGCACGCTGCAATTCTCGCTGATGGGAGCCCGCGACCTCTCGGTCATCTCCACACCGCCGGCCAACCGCTACCCCATACAGACCGAGGTGCACGCCTTCAACGACGACATCATCAAGGAGGCCATCAACTTCGAGATGAGCCGTGGCGGACAGGTATTCTTTGTCAACAACCGCATTCCGCAACTCTACGAACTCGAAAATACCATACACCGGCTGGTGCCCGACGCCCGCGTGGTCATCGGCCACGGACAGATGCCGCCCGAAAAACTGGAACAGGCCATCATCGACTTTGTCAACTACGACTACGACGTGCTGCTGGCCACCACCATCATCGAGTCGGGTATCGATATGCCCAACACCAACACCATCATCATCAACGATGCCCAGAACTTCGGGTTGAGCGAGCTGCACCAGCTGCGCGGCCGGGTGGGCCGCAGCAACCGCAAGGCCTTCTGCTACCTGCTCACACCGCCGCGTCACACCTTCTCGGTCGACGCCCGTCGGCGGTTACAGGCCATCGAGAGTTTCTCGGAGCTGGGCAGCGGCATACACATCGCCATGCAGGACCTCGACATACGGGGGGCAGGCAATCTGCTTGGAGCCGAACAGAGCGGTTTCATCGCCGATTTGGGCTATGAGACCTACCAAAAAATCCTGAAAGAGGCGGTCGACGAGTTGAAAAACGACGAGTTCAGCGACCTCTACTACGGGGCCGACTCCGACGCGAAACCCGAGGAGTTCGTCTCGGAGTGTACCATCGAGTCGGATCTCGAAATTCTATTCCCGGCCGACTACGTGCCGCAGGAATCGGAACGCATCTCGCTCTACCAGGAGCTCGACAACATGGAGCGGGAGACCGACATACGCCAGTTCTGCGAACGGCTCGAAGACCGTTTCGGACGTATTCCCCACGAGGCCATGGAGCTAATCCGTGTCGTGCGGCTACGGCGCCTCGCCAAGCAGCTGGGTATCGAAAAGGTGGGATTGAAACAGGGACAGATGTATCTCTACTTCGTCTCTGACGAACATGTGGCCTACTACCAGTCGGCCGCCTTCGGCCGCATACTCGCCTATCTGCAAAAGTACCCCCGCCAGTGCAAACTGCGCGAAATAAACGGACGCCGTTCGCTGGCCATCAAGGATATTATTTCGGTGGAATCGGCGGTTGCGGTGCTTGAGGAGGTGTTGCAGACGACACCGGTTTAG
- a CDS encoding mechanosensitive ion channel family protein, translating into MKKAYEIADRLMEWVSDLLLRLTGSPSPVWDRIVYGVLVFVIAIVVGRILRAVVIYVIHRVARYRGSYLLKSLVEAHIFTRLTHIIPPLVIVALLPFAFHGTPVFLKLIEKLCWIYILGVIVFSINTQLSVFWKFYSSRTALRNRPMKGMIQIIKGLLAGFWVIVAVSILIERSPMALITGLGAFAAVLMLVFKDSILGFVAGVQLSQNDMIRNGDWIVVPGGSVNGIVIDVSLDTVKVQNFDNTIVTLPPYSLVSGEVQNWRGMTEAGGRRIMRSFTIDLSTVKFCTPEFLEKMKEMDILRDFIEKKEAQQQRGIVENTQNSEGLVNGTIETNLGLFRAYMTLYLQHHKFIGGQMILMVRALDPNDNGLPLQLYCFSTNTDWVSYESIQSEIFEHYAAIMPRFGLYPFQNPSSRDYINAALLTAGHHPDELWGIPFGTMRQAASSAAKPVSSATPPQAPQPPIPPK; encoded by the coding sequence ATGAAAAAAGCGTATGAAATAGCCGACCGGCTGATGGAGTGGGTGTCGGATTTGTTGTTGCGCCTCACCGGTTCGCCCTCGCCGGTGTGGGACCGCATTGTGTACGGGGTGCTGGTTTTTGTAATAGCCATTGTGGTGGGTCGCATACTGCGGGCCGTCGTCATTTATGTGATTCACCGTGTGGCCCGGTATCGGGGAAGCTATCTGTTGAAGTCGCTGGTCGAGGCTCATATCTTTACCCGCCTCACTCACATCATTCCGCCACTGGTCATTGTGGCGTTGCTCCCCTTTGCCTTTCACGGGACGCCGGTTTTCTTGAAACTCATCGAAAAGTTGTGCTGGATTTACATACTGGGGGTCATCGTCTTTTCCATCAACACCCAGTTGTCGGTCTTCTGGAAGTTCTATTCGAGTCGCACCGCTTTGCGCAACCGTCCCATGAAGGGTATGATTCAAATCATCAAAGGGCTACTGGCCGGTTTCTGGGTCATCGTAGCCGTGTCGATTCTCATCGAGCGTTCACCCATGGCCCTGATTACCGGGCTGGGGGCCTTTGCCGCGGTGTTGATGCTGGTCTTCAAAGACAGTATCCTGGGTTTTGTGGCGGGGGTGCAGCTGTCGCAAAACGACATGATTCGCAACGGCGACTGGATTGTGGTGCCGGGCGGCAGTGTGAACGGTATCGTCATCGATGTGTCGCTCGATACGGTGAAGGTTCAGAACTTCGACAACACGATAGTGACCTTGCCTCCCTACTCGCTGGTGTCGGGCGAGGTGCAGAACTGGCGAGGCATGACCGAAGCGGGCGGCCGACGCATCATGCGTTCGTTTACCATCGATCTGAGTACGGTGAAATTCTGTACGCCCGAGTTTCTGGAAAAGATGAAGGAAATGGATATTTTGCGCGATTTCATCGAAAAAAAAGAGGCTCAACAGCAACGCGGCATCGTGGAGAATACCCAAAACAGCGAGGGGTTGGTGAACGGGACCATCGAGACAAATCTGGGACTTTTCCGGGCCTACATGACACTCTATCTGCAACATCACAAGTTCATCGGCGGGCAGATGATTCTGATGGTGCGGGCGCTCGACCCGAACGACAACGGGCTGCCCTTGCAGCTCTACTGCTTCTCGACCAATACCGACTGGGTGAGCTACGAGTCGATTCAATCGGAGATTTTCGAGCACTATGCCGCCATCATGCCACGGTTCGGCCTCTATCCCTTCCAGAATCCGTCGAGCCGCGACTACATCAATGCCGCCCTGCTTACCGCCGGTCATCACCCCGACGAGTTGTGGGGCATTCCCTTCGGCACGATGCGGCAGGCTGCGTCGTCGGCCGCTAAACCGGTGTCGTCTGCAACACCTCCTCAAGCACCGCAACCGCCGATTCCACCGAAATAA
- a CDS encoding nucleoside kinase has protein sequence MEREKFDIFCVNTGKSLRIDGGETLLEIYEMAKPQLAHRPLCAYVNNKTEELRYRVYGPKDIEFLDITHPSGMRTYVRSLCFVMYKAISDIVPGTRLRIEHSLSHGYYCLLDNPEALKPEVIARIKERMAQIIAADIPFKKIECHTADAIETFRQQSMFDKIELLQSTHQLYTQYHTLDGLADSYYSWLTPSTGYLQGFDLMKYNGGVLLVPPTPDDPTKPAPIEPQEKMLNAFKEYLTFNHIIGLSNIGDLNKAVESRRATDLIKVAEALHEKKISKIADDITRRYHEEGTRIVLISGPSSSGKTTFSKRLSIQLMTNLLKPVAISLDNYFVNREDTPRDETGDYDYESLYALDLDLFNKDLNRLLQGETVPMPTYNFETGSREYRGNTLKLDEGAVLILEGIHGLNPELTPQIKPHQKYRIYVSALTTISIDDHNWIPTADNRLLRRIIRDYKYRGASAQSTIARWGSVRRGEEKWIFPYQENADAMFNSSLLFELAVMKDYAQPILSAVPHDCHEYAEAHRLLRFLGYFLSINQREIPPTSLLREFLGGSSFKY, from the coding sequence ATGGAAAGAGAAAAATTTGACATTTTTTGTGTCAACACGGGCAAGAGCCTGCGCATAGACGGCGGTGAAACTCTGCTCGAAATCTACGAAATGGCAAAACCCCAACTGGCTCATCGCCCCCTATGTGCCTATGTAAACAACAAGACCGAAGAGTTGCGGTACCGGGTGTACGGTCCCAAAGACATCGAGTTTCTCGACATCACCCACCCCTCGGGCATGCGCACCTACGTGCGTTCGCTCTGCTTTGTCATGTACAAGGCCATCAGCGACATTGTGCCGGGCACCCGGCTGCGCATCGAGCACTCCCTGTCGCACGGCTACTACTGCCTGCTCGACAACCCCGAAGCGCTCAAACCCGAGGTAATTGCCCGAATCAAGGAGCGCATGGCACAGATTATCGCGGCCGATATCCCCTTCAAGAAAATCGAATGCCACACGGCCGACGCCATCGAGACCTTCCGGCAGCAGAGCATGTTCGACAAAATCGAGCTGCTGCAATCGACCCACCAGCTCTACACGCAATACCACACCCTCGACGGACTGGCCGACTCGTATTACAGCTGGCTCACCCCCTCGACGGGCTATTTGCAGGGATTCGACCTGATGAAATACAACGGCGGGGTGTTGCTGGTGCCCCCTACTCCCGACGACCCTACGAAACCGGCACCCATCGAACCGCAGGAGAAGATGCTGAACGCCTTCAAGGAGTACCTCACCTTCAACCATATCATCGGGTTGAGCAACATCGGCGACCTCAACAAAGCGGTCGAGAGCCGACGGGCAACCGACCTCATCAAGGTGGCCGAAGCGCTGCACGAGAAGAAAATCAGCAAGATTGCCGACGACATTACCCGCCGATACCATGAGGAGGGTACCCGCATCGTACTCATTTCGGGACCCTCATCGTCGGGCAAAACCACCTTCTCGAAACGGCTCTCGATTCAGCTCATGACCAACCTGCTCAAACCGGTGGCCATCTCGCTCGACAACTACTTTGTCAACCGCGAGGACACGCCGCGCGACGAGACGGGCGACTATGACTACGAGTCGCTCTATGCCCTCGACCTCGACCTCTTCAACAAGGACCTCAACCGACTGTTGCAGGGCGAGACGGTGCCGATGCCTACCTACAACTTCGAGACCGGCAGCCGCGAATACAGGGGCAACACCCTGAAACTCGACGAGGGGGCGGTGCTCATTCTCGAAGGGATACACGGGTTGAATCCCGAACTGACGCCCCAAATCAAGCCGCATCAGAAATACCGCATCTACGTCTCGGCCCTCACCACTATCTCGATCGACGACCACAACTGGATACCGACGGCCGACAACCGACTGCTGCGCCGCATCATTCGCGACTACAAATACCGCGGAGCCTCGGCTCAAAGTACCATTGCCCGCTGGGGCAGCGTGCGGCGGGGCGAAGAGAAGTGGATATTCCCCTACCAGGAGAATGCCGACGCCATGTTCAACTCGTCGCTCCTCTTCGAGCTGGCCGTGATGAAAGACTACGCACAGCCCATACTCAGCGCCGTGCCACACGACTGCCACGAGTATGCCGAGGCGCACCGTCTGCTCCGGTTCCTGGGCTATTTCCTATCGATCAACCAGCGTGAGATTCCGCCCACATCGCTCCTGCGCGAGTTCCTGGGCGGCAGCAGTTTCAAATATTGA